The following coding sequences lie in one Cyanobacterium sp. Dongsha4 genomic window:
- a CDS encoding DNA polymerase III subunit gamma/tau, translating to MNYEPLHHKYRPQTFSQLTGQEAIAQTLINAIKNEKIVPAYLFCGPRGTGKTSSARILAKSLNCIESDRPTAEPCGKCEVCKSISNGSALDVVEIDAASNTGVDNIREIIEKAQYAPVKCRYKVYVIDECHMLSTAAFNALLKTLEEPSPRVIFVLATTDPQRVLPTIISRCQRFDYRRIPLTEMVKHLQDIAIKENIDITPEGLSLVAQLANGGMRDAQTLLDQLSLLSGTITPERVWDLVGAVSEQDLLALIGAIASDNPEEVIIQCRKLLDRGREPLIVLQNLANFYLTLLIAKTSPQKKELVAITDDTWQKLIQEAHQWDLKVILQGQKKLKDSEVQIRNTTQPRLWLEITLLSLLPSANAVTTVMVNNPNQTATTPLTQEKKESTTPKTQTLQAITTPPEDNSAPQTHQPSTPVNFDSYIDVKEKVIEAVIPTATKSFLRQSCHIRQIEGQTVTLEVASRFLLDIGKRQQQDIEAGFTHVYQKPMNVVFIENPALKNQKLDNNDNSPPQTTSPSTKPLENQSPTEIKSSIPQTPVNKPVETAKTQTPSQPVMPSSVEINHEEFNTQLARNAAENVVKSFKGEIVFTEAKLALPKIVNRPSIEISEDDDDIPF from the coding sequence ATGAACTACGAGCCTTTACATCATAAATATAGACCTCAAACTTTTTCCCAATTGACAGGACAAGAAGCGATCGCGCAAACTTTAATTAATGCGATCAAAAATGAGAAAATAGTACCAGCTTATTTATTTTGTGGTCCTCGTGGTACAGGTAAGACTTCTAGTGCCAGAATTTTAGCGAAATCTCTAAATTGTATTGAAAGCGATCGCCCTACAGCAGAACCTTGTGGTAAATGTGAAGTCTGCAAAAGCATTAGTAATGGCTCGGCTTTAGATGTGGTAGAAATTGATGCGGCGAGTAACACTGGGGTTGATAATATTCGAGAAATCATCGAAAAAGCTCAATATGCTCCCGTTAAATGTCGTTATAAGGTTTATGTGATCGATGAGTGTCATATGCTTAGTACGGCCGCTTTTAATGCCCTTTTAAAGACATTGGAAGAACCTTCTCCGAGGGTCATTTTCGTCCTTGCAACTACCGATCCTCAAAGAGTATTACCAACGATTATTTCCCGTTGCCAAAGGTTTGATTATCGCCGTATTCCTTTGACAGAAATGGTTAAACATTTACAAGATATTGCCATAAAAGAGAATATTGATATTACTCCCGAAGGTTTATCTTTAGTGGCACAATTAGCCAATGGGGGAATGCGTGACGCTCAAACTTTACTAGATCAACTTAGTCTGTTATCTGGTACTATTACCCCTGAAAGGGTGTGGGATTTAGTGGGTGCAGTCTCAGAACAAGATTTATTAGCTTTAATAGGTGCGATCGCATCTGATAATCCAGAAGAAGTAATCATTCAATGTCGTAAATTGCTCGATCGAGGTAGAGAACCATTAATCGTCTTACAAAACTTAGCCAACTTTTATCTTACTCTACTAATTGCGAAAACATCTCCCCAGAAAAAAGAATTAGTCGCCATAACCGATGACACATGGCAAAAATTAATTCAAGAAGCCCATCAATGGGATTTAAAAGTAATTCTGCAAGGACAAAAAAAACTAAAAGATAGTGAAGTGCAAATAAGAAACACTACTCAGCCTCGTCTCTGGCTAGAAATTACACTATTGAGTTTATTGCCTTCAGCAAATGCAGTTACTACCGTAATGGTAAATAATCCTAATCAAACAGCCACCACACCTTTAACTCAAGAAAAAAAAGAAAGCACAACCCCAAAAACACAAACATTACAGGCAATTACTACCCCTCCAGAAGATAACTCCGCACCTCAAACTCATCAACCCTCAACACCCGTCAATTTTGACTCATACATAGATGTAAAAGAAAAAGTAATTGAAGCGGTTATACCTACCGCAACTAAGTCATTTTTGCGTCAAAGTTGTCATATTCGTCAAATAGAAGGTCAAACCGTTACCCTAGAAGTGGCAAGTAGATTTTTATTGGATATAGGAAAAAGACAACAGCAAGACATAGAAGCGGGGTTTACTCATGTTTACCAAAAACCGATGAATGTTGTTTTCATCGAAAATCCAGCCCTGAAAAATCAAAAATTAGACAATAATGATAATTCTCCGCCCCAAACTACTTCACCCTCCACTAAACCCTTAGAAAATCAATCTCCCACGGAAATAAAATCTTCTATTCCTCAAACGCCAGTTAATAAACCCGTTGAGACAGCTAAAACTCAAACACCATCACAACCAGTAATGCCCTCGTCAGTAGAAATTAACCACGAAGAATTTAATACACAATTAGCCAGAAATGCCGCAGAAAACGTCGTCAAAAGTTTTAAGGGAGAAATTGTTTTCACAGAAGCAAAATTAGCCCTTCCAAAAATAGTTAATCGCCCTTCCATCGAAATTTCTGAGGATGATGACGATATACCCTTCTAA
- a CDS encoding DUF3593 domain-containing protein: MESIINNLLSKENLFAISLFPYLGFLWFLTKSGKVPKLALIGFYLLLLFVAITIPAGLYAENHYHTTLANVDWLHGGAEFFLTLSNIFVVLGFRKMVITAENQNNTQ; encoded by the coding sequence ATGGAAAGCATCATAAACAATCTTCTTAGTAAAGAAAACTTATTTGCTATATCCTTATTTCCCTATCTAGGCTTTTTATGGTTTCTCACTAAATCAGGAAAAGTACCCAAATTAGCTTTAATTGGTTTTTATCTTCTTCTCCTTTTTGTTGCTATTACTATTCCTGCTGGGCTGTATGCCGAAAATCATTATCATACCACCCTCGCTAATGTTGATTGGTTACACGGAGGGGCAGAATTTTTCTTAACTTTATCAAATATTTTCGTGGTTTTAGGATTCCGCAAAATGGTAATTACCGCAGAAAATCAAAATAATACTCAGTAA
- a CDS encoding urease accessory protein UreD encodes MKHWQGIINLAYEYKQQETSLKSVFSQAPFKFQNSFYPEGKSICHSVILHTAGGIAGDDILSQNIHLAHNSKVLITTPAATKIYGSQGKKAIQEVKIKLEKDAYLEYLPQEIIVFNSANFKQKMRVDLDDNACWLGWEIIRFGRSARGEIFSEGNWLNYLEIWRKNKPIWIDRQYFMGNSPLFYASNGLGGNPVVGNLVYIASENSHQYISSLRHLIKEKYDENIGIGITALQQGLLFRYMGDSVSAAKEYFTFIWQFLRDKRGLDGTFKSRIWQ; translated from the coding sequence ATGAAACACTGGCAAGGAATAATCAATCTAGCTTATGAATATAAGCAACAGGAAACAAGCCTAAAATCAGTATTTAGTCAAGCACCTTTTAAGTTTCAAAATTCTTTTTATCCCGAAGGAAAATCCATTTGTCACAGTGTTATTTTACATACTGCGGGAGGAATAGCTGGAGATGATATTCTCTCACAAAATATCCATTTAGCCCATAATTCTAAGGTCTTAATAACCACTCCTGCGGCAACAAAAATATATGGTTCTCAAGGAAAAAAAGCTATTCAAGAAGTAAAAATTAAGCTAGAAAAAGATGCTTATTTAGAATATTTACCACAAGAGATTATTGTTTTTAATAGTGCTAATTTTAAGCAAAAAATGAGAGTTGATTTAGATGATAATGCTTGTTGGTTAGGATGGGAAATAATTCGTTTCGGTAGAAGTGCAAGGGGAGAAATTTTTAGTGAGGGTAATTGGTTAAATTATTTAGAGATTTGGCGAAAAAATAAACCAATTTGGATTGATAGACAGTATTTTATGGGAAATAGTCCTTTATTTTATGCTTCTAATGGTTTAGGAGGAAATCCAGTGGTAGGCAATTTAGTTTATATAGCATCAGAAAACAGTCATCAATATATTTCTAGTTTACGCCATTTGATAAAGGAAAAATATGACGAAAATATAGGAATAGGAATAACTGCTTTACAACAGGGTTTATTATTTCGTTATATGGGTGATTCTGTCAGTGCCGCTAAAGAATACTTTACTTTTATTTGGCAATTTTTAAGAGACAAAAGGGGTTTAGATGGTACTTTTAAATCCAGAATATGGCAATGA
- a CDS encoding CYTH domain-containing protein — protein MGLEIERKFLVNLNKWFPPDSGLVYRQGYIYTVNGNTVRVRIVGKQGYLTLKGKTKGQTRSEFEYSIPAEEAEEILQILCDRPFIEKIRYKIPIENLIWEVDEFLGDNKGLTMAEVELTQENQNIIFPEWIGEEVTHDLRYYNSYLAKNPFSQW, from the coding sequence ATGGGTCTTGAAATTGAGAGAAAATTTTTAGTTAACTTGAATAAGTGGTTTCCTCCTGATAGTGGTTTGGTTTATCGACAAGGATATATTTATACTGTCAATGGTAATACCGTGAGGGTTCGGATTGTTGGTAAGCAGGGTTATCTTACTCTTAAGGGTAAAACAAAAGGTCAGACGAGGTCAGAATTTGAATATTCTATTCCTGCGGAAGAGGCGGAGGAGATATTACAAATTTTGTGCGATCGCCCCTTTATTGAAAAAATACGTTATAAAATACCTATAGAGAATTTAATTTGGGAAGTAGATGAATTTTTAGGGGATAACAAAGGTTTGACGATGGCAGAAGTGGAATTGACACAAGAAAATCAAAATATCATTTTCCCAGAGTGGATAGGAGAGGAAGTAACCCACGATTTACGTTACTATAACTCTTATTTAGCAAAAAATCCTTTTTCACAATGGTAA
- a CDS encoding type IV pilus twitching motility protein PilT produces the protein MEIMIEDLMEQLVELGGSDMHIQAGAPVYFRISGKLTPIGDEPLNAQECQKLIFSMLNNTQRKTLEQEWELDCSYGVKGLARFRVNVYKERGCYAACLRALSSKIPNFDQLGLPDIVKEMSERPRGMILVTGQTGSGKTTTLAAMLDLINRTRAEHILTVEDPIEYVFPNINSLFHQRQKGEDTKSFANALKAALREDPDIILVGEMRDLETISLAITAAETGHLVFGTLHTSSAAGTIDRIIDVFPSAEQAQIRAMLSNSLLAVFAQTLAKKKNPKPGEFGRAMAQEIMIVTPAIANLIREAKAPQIYSAIQTGGKLGMQTMEQALANLVKTGTIAVEEALAKSSKPDELKRLLGSSMDSGMVTPGKRR, from the coding sequence ATGGAGATAATGATTGAAGATTTGATGGAGCAGTTAGTAGAATTGGGGGGGTCAGATATGCACATTCAGGCAGGTGCCCCTGTCTATTTTCGTATTAGCGGTAAACTAACCCCCATCGGAGATGAACCCCTTAATGCTCAAGAGTGCCAAAAATTAATTTTTAGTATGCTCAATAATACTCAACGTAAAACCTTAGAGCAAGAATGGGAGTTAGACTGTTCTTATGGGGTAAAAGGCTTGGCTCGATTTCGTGTGAATGTTTATAAGGAGAGGGGTTGTTATGCCGCTTGTTTAAGGGCTTTATCTTCCAAAATTCCCAACTTTGATCAATTAGGTTTACCAGATATTGTCAAGGAGATGTCCGAACGCCCTAGAGGTATGATTTTAGTAACGGGGCAGACAGGTTCTGGAAAAACCACCACTTTGGCGGCAATGTTGGACTTAATTAACCGCACTCGTGCAGAGCATATCTTAACAGTAGAAGATCCGATCGAGTATGTTTTTCCTAATATTAACAGTCTATTTCACCAACGTCAAAAAGGAGAAGATACCAAGAGTTTTGCCAATGCCTTAAAAGCGGCATTGAGGGAAGACCCAGATATTATCCTGGTGGGTGAAATGCGTGACTTAGAAACCATTTCCTTGGCGATTACTGCGGCGGAAACTGGACACCTTGTCTTTGGTACTTTACATACTAGCTCTGCGGCAGGAACGATTGACCGTATTATTGATGTATTTCCTTCTGCGGAACAAGCTCAAATTAGAGCAATGTTATCTAACTCTTTATTGGCAGTATTCGCTCAAACTTTGGCTAAAAAGAAAAATCCCAAACCGGGAGAATTTGGCAGGGCAATGGCTCAAGAAATAATGATTGTGACACCTGCGATCGCAAACTTAATTAGAGAAGCAAAAGCCCCACAAATTTATTCTGCGATTCAAACAGGGGGTAAATTAGGAATGCAAACGATGGAACAGGCTTTAGCAAATTTAGTAAAAACAGGTACAATTGCAGTGGAAGAAGCCCTTGCGAAAAGCAGTAAACCAGATGAATTAAAACGCTTATTAGGTTCTTCTATGGATAGCGGGATGGTTACTCCTGGTAAACGTCGTTAA
- a CDS encoding type II secretion system F family protein, translating into MATFIVQVKDKTGNVLEERVVANSQDEARRILRKRYAAVGKIRKAGMDFDLASIEAALSKVSVKDKAIFSRQFAVLVNAGVAIVRSLSVLAEQSGNPKFKKALTTIGDDVQQGVNLSEAMAKHPDCFDKLYVSMVEAGETGGVLDEVMNRLAKLLEDVARLQNQIKSAMAYPVTVGIFAVIAFLGMTIFLIPVFAGIFEQLGAELPALTQFMLTLSAFLRSWKVIILVGAIIGSVVAFRQYYKTPAGRLQIDTLALKAPIFGDLNEKSAVARFCRIFGTLTRSGVPILQCLEISQDTIPNKVISNAIGAAKDSILEGGMLSVAIAERKVFPSMAIQMMMIGEETGELDAMMMKVADFYEDEVEQAVKALTSVIEPLMMVLIAGMVGTILLSMYLPMFSIFDQLG; encoded by the coding sequence ATGGCTACTTTTATAGTTCAAGTTAAAGATAAAACGGGGAATGTTTTAGAAGAAAGGGTTGTTGCTAATTCTCAAGATGAAGCCCGTCGTATTCTTCGCAAACGTTATGCGGCAGTGGGAAAAATTCGCAAAGCAGGAATGGACTTTGACTTAGCCTCCATTGAAGCGGCATTAAGTAAAGTTTCTGTCAAAGATAAAGCTATTTTTTCTCGTCAATTTGCCGTGTTGGTTAATGCGGGGGTTGCCATTGTTCGCTCTTTATCTGTATTGGCAGAGCAATCGGGAAATCCAAAGTTTAAGAAGGCTTTAACTACCATTGGGGATGATGTTCAGCAGGGTGTTAACTTGTCCGAAGCAATGGCCAAGCATCCCGACTGTTTTGATAAGCTGTATGTGAGTATGGTGGAGGCAGGAGAAACAGGGGGGGTTTTAGACGAAGTAATGAATCGTCTTGCTAAACTTCTGGAAGATGTCGCTCGTTTACAAAACCAGATTAAATCGGCAATGGCTTATCCTGTTACTGTTGGTATTTTTGCGGTAATAGCTTTCTTGGGTATGACCATTTTCTTAATTCCCGTATTTGCTGGTATTTTTGAACAATTAGGTGCTGAATTACCAGCTTTAACACAATTCATGCTCACCCTAAGTGCTTTTTTACGTAGTTGGAAAGTTATTATTCTGGTAGGTGCTATTATCGGCTCTGTTGTTGCCTTTCGTCAATATTACAAAACTCCCGCCGGACGTTTACAAATAGATACTCTTGCTCTTAAAGCTCCTATTTTTGGGGACTTAAATGAAAAAAGTGCTGTTGCCCGTTTTTGTCGTATCTTTGGTACTTTAACCCGTTCTGGTGTGCCTATCTTACAATGTTTAGAAATTTCCCAAGACACTATTCCTAACAAAGTGATTTCTAATGCCATTGGAGCTGCAAAAGATTCTATTTTAGAAGGGGGTATGTTAAGTGTTGCGATCGCAGAAAGAAAGGTTTTTCCCTCTATGGCAATTCAAATGATGATGATTGGGGAAGAAACTGGTGAATTAGATGCGATGATGATGAAAGTTGCGGATTTTTACGAGGATGAAGTGGAACAAGCCGTTAAGGCATTAACCAGCGTCATCGAGCCTTTAATGATGGTTTTAATTGCAGGTATGGTAGGTACTATTCTTTTATCGATGTATTTACCAATGTTCTCTATTTTCGATCAACTAGGATAA
- the rplU gene encoding 50S ribosomal protein L21, with translation MTYAVIEICGKQLKVEPGRFYDIDRINQQSETGVSIDKVLLVSHDNDIHVGQPYVESATVSGTIIDHRRGKKVLVYKMKPKKKTRKKRGHRQELTRLMIDSISIGGNVIAEKTSESKSVEAEVAIEA, from the coding sequence ATGACTTACGCAGTAATTGAAATCTGTGGAAAACAACTCAAAGTTGAACCAGGCAGATTTTACGATATAGACAGAATCAACCAACAATCAGAAACGGGAGTATCTATCGATAAGGTACTTTTAGTTAGTCATGACAATGATATTCATGTAGGCCAACCCTACGTAGAAAGTGCCACAGTAAGCGGTACAATTATTGACCATCGTCGGGGCAAAAAAGTTTTGGTTTACAAAATGAAGCCCAAAAAGAAAACTCGCAAAAAAAGAGGTCATAGACAAGAGTTAACTCGCTTGATGATCGATTCTATTAGTATCGGTGGTAATGTAATTGCGGAGAAAACCTCTGAATCTAAATCTGTAGAAGCAGAAGTTGCGATCGAGGCTTAA
- the rpmA gene encoding 50S ribosomal protein L27 codes for MAHKKGTGSTRNGRDSNSKRLGVKRYSGETVTAGSILVRQRGTKVYPGNNVGIGKDDTLFALIEGVVKFENKTTSRKKVSVYPA; via the coding sequence ATGGCTCATAAGAAAGGTACTGGTAGTACTAGAAACGGAAGAGATTCTAATTCCAAACGCCTAGGTGTAAAACGTTATAGCGGAGAAACAGTAACCGCAGGAAGCATCTTAGTGCGTCAACGTGGTACTAAAGTTTATCCCGGTAATAATGTTGGTATCGGTAAAGATGATACTCTTTTTGCCTTAATTGAAGGGGTTGTTAAATTTGAAAATAAAACCACCAGTCGTAAGAAAGTAAGCGTATATCCTGCTTAG
- a CDS encoding Bax inhibitor-1 family protein, whose translation MATTSNFRNAIKKAQGQALVGPNVINKALPYLGGGLVLTAVGVYGGLGVISSNPSIFMPTFFVAIIAELALFFVVRGIAERADNGTALPLLAVYSLLSGYTLSGIVFVALGTAGVGLQGVGIAALGCGVTFVIARNVGSNLGEEDGLALTKTVQLGIMGLFVVILLQVVLGFFGVFTPSWLEVGISGLGVLLFAGASVVDFYILPRAYRDEQYLSAALSMYLTYINLFIFILRLLIAINGRD comes from the coding sequence ATGGCAACAACCAGTAACTTTAGAAATGCAATCAAAAAGGCTCAAGGTCAAGCCCTTGTAGGACCTAATGTTATCAATAAAGCCTTACCTTATCTAGGTGGAGGTTTAGTTTTAACCGCAGTAGGTGTTTATGGCGGTTTAGGGGTAATTTCTTCTAACCCCAGCATTTTTATGCCTACCTTTTTCGTGGCGATAATTGCGGAGTTGGCTTTATTTTTCGTGGTTAGGGGTATCGCAGAAAGGGCAGATAATGGCACTGCTTTACCTCTCTTAGCTGTCTATAGTCTTCTTTCAGGATATACCCTCAGTGGTATTGTTTTTGTTGCTTTAGGCACAGCAGGAGTAGGACTTCAAGGAGTCGGTATTGCCGCTTTGGGATGTGGTGTAACTTTTGTGATTGCCCGAAATGTTGGTTCTAACTTAGGCGAGGAGGATGGATTAGCCCTGACAAAAACTGTACAGCTTGGCATTATGGGATTATTCGTTGTAATTCTGTTGCAAGTTGTATTGGGATTTTTTGGTGTTTTTACTCCTAGTTGGTTAGAAGTGGGTATTTCTGGTTTAGGAGTTTTACTTTTTGCAGGGGCATCTGTAGTTGATTTTTATATTCTCCCTCGTGCTTATCGGGATGAACAATACTTATCCGCCGCCCTTTCTATGTATCTCACTTATATCAACTTATTTATCTTTATTCTACGTTTATTAATTGCCATAAACGGCAGAGATTAA
- a CDS encoding PhzF family phenazine biosynthesis protein, with product MKYQFYTLDVFTNQSFTGNQLAVFPHSEGLSSDIMEKIAVEFNFSETVFVFPASNSQADYQVRIFTPGGEIPFAGHPTIGTAFLLAHLGMVTLKSSTTQIILEEKVGLVPVNIYTNNGIVTSSELTAPNPPEFFHDIPSKKALAEVLSLSEIDLHSYFSPQAVSCGLPFMIIPLNTQKALSEAKINLYYWEKTLKNTLFPHVYPCYPVSNNHWQVRMFAPALNIIEDPATGSAATAFAAYLTQYQQENDGSWQWLIEQGIEIGRNSKITAIATKQKGIIKDIKVKGECVIITEGYLHLKEKI from the coding sequence ATGAAATATCAGTTTTATACCTTAGACGTTTTTACCAATCAATCTTTTACAGGTAATCAATTGGCGGTTTTCCCCCATAGCGAGGGTTTATCTTCCGACATAATGGAAAAAATAGCCGTTGAGTTTAATTTTTCAGAAACAGTTTTTGTCTTTCCTGCCTCTAATTCTCAAGCAGACTATCAAGTAAGAATCTTTACCCCCGGTGGGGAAATACCTTTTGCTGGACATCCAACCATTGGCACAGCTTTTCTATTAGCTCATTTGGGTATGGTTACTCTCAAATCCTCCACAACACAAATTATTCTTGAGGAGAAAGTTGGTCTTGTACCCGTTAATATTTATACCAACAATGGTATCGTGACATCATCAGAATTAACTGCTCCCAATCCTCCCGAATTTTTCCATGATATTCCTTCAAAAAAAGCCTTAGCAGAGGTTTTATCATTATCTGAGATAGATTTACATTCTTATTTTAGTCCTCAAGCTGTTTCCTGCGGTTTACCTTTTATGATTATTCCCTTAAATACTCAAAAAGCATTATCGGAAGCAAAAATAAATTTATATTATTGGGAAAAAACCTTAAAAAATACTCTTTTCCCTCACGTTTATCCTTGCTACCCTGTCAGTAACAATCATTGGCAAGTGAGGATGTTTGCCCCTGCTTTGAATATAATAGAAGACCCTGCCACAGGTTCTGCGGCAACAGCTTTTGCGGCTTATTTAACTCAATACCAACAGGAAAATGATGGTAGTTGGCAGTGGTTAATTGAACAAGGTATCGAAATTGGAAGAAATAGTAAAATTACGGCGATCGCTACTAAACAAAAGGGCATAATAAAAGATATAAAGGTAAAAGGAGAGTGTGTAATTATCACAGAAGGTTATCTCCATTTGAAAGAAAAAATATAA
- a CDS encoding Uma2 family endonuclease, protein MVTLITNKTTNQTISLEEFLQLPETKPAQEYFDNKITQKPMPQAKHSRIQGKLTKVINDVVEESKIALAFPELRCTFDDKSIVPDIVVLTYDHIPRDENGELTNTISIPPDWMIEIISPDQSQTLIIKKILCCLESGCQLAWIIDPEEKIIFVYSLQKVSYFELDSDALPMPDFMTDFSLTLGDIFGWLKF, encoded by the coding sequence ATGGTGACATTAATCACGAATAAAACTACCAATCAAACTATAAGTTTAGAGGAATTTCTACAACTTCCAGAAACAAAACCTGCCCAAGAATATTTTGATAATAAAATTACACAAAAACCCATGCCCCAAGCAAAACATAGCCGTATTCAAGGTAAATTAACTAAAGTTATTAACGATGTAGTAGAAGAATCCAAAATAGCTTTAGCTTTTCCTGAATTACGATGTACTTTTGATGATAAATCCATCGTGCCAGACATTGTGGTGTTAACTTATGATCATATCCCAAGAGACGAAAATGGCGAGCTTACTAACACGATTTCTATTCCTCCTGATTGGATGATCGAAATTATTTCTCCTGATCAAAGTCAAACACTTATCATAAAAAAAATTCTATGTTGTCTCGAATCTGGTTGTCAACTAGCATGGATAATTGATCCTGAAGAAAAAATTATCTTTGTCTATTCTCTACAAAAAGTGTCTTATTTTGAATTAGATAGTGATGCTTTACCTATGCCTGATTTCATGACTGATTTTAGTTTAACTTTAGGAGATATTTTTGGTTGGTTAAAGTTTTAA